From a single Gimesia fumaroli genomic region:
- a CDS encoding phosphotransferase enzyme family protein, with product MREFQSLTKRGQLGRYRRALGDALADYPIHVKSVRLVSDGSRPVFRVDTNACSYAAKFQNPQQHVLSQMYGEVQFLEYLSQHTDLRVESPLANSRGKLITQIHSCWLPEPAHLALTHWLTGRHLENAPTARSYHCLGRCAAELHKASQSFRPRNGFQILTNDRVYYWDEETILSRRDRKLLPKRRQELFRTGTRRAQRAIQRLWKNGKPTVIHNDLHPCNIKVHHQRLGLYDFEDITWGFPEQDIGTAMYHIRFRDDFGTLLDAFRRGYEEALDWPLASSKQLDSFVIARLLMFANYVVNSNIRPKQHLPRFQSKLAALLGGVS from the coding sequence ATGCGAGAGTTTCAATCGCTTACGAAACGCGGGCAGCTTGGCAGATACCGCAGGGCTCTTGGGGATGCGCTTGCAGACTACCCCATCCATGTGAAGTCCGTCCGCCTCGTCTCTGACGGTTCCAGGCCCGTGTTTCGAGTGGACACGAACGCTTGCAGCTACGCAGCAAAATTCCAGAACCCCCAACAGCATGTGCTCTCGCAAATGTACGGAGAAGTACAGTTTCTCGAATATCTTTCTCAGCACACCGATTTACGAGTCGAATCTCCTTTGGCCAATAGCCGCGGAAAGTTGATAACCCAAATCCACAGTTGCTGGCTTCCGGAGCCAGCACATCTTGCGCTCACCCATTGGCTCACCGGCCGCCACCTGGAGAACGCGCCAACCGCACGTTCCTATCACTGTCTGGGACGTTGTGCTGCCGAGCTCCATAAGGCGTCTCAATCGTTCCGACCGCGAAATGGATTTCAGATTCTGACCAATGATCGCGTCTACTACTGGGACGAAGAAACGATTTTGTCCCGACGCGATCGAAAGCTGCTTCCCAAGAGACGTCAGGAATTGTTTCGCACAGGGACGAGACGTGCTCAGCGAGCAATTCAACGACTTTGGAAAAACGGAAAGCCAACCGTCATCCACAACGACCTGCATCCCTGCAACATCAAGGTCCATCACCAGCGCCTGGGCTTGTACGACTTTGAAGACATTACCTGGGGATTCCCCGAACAGGACATCGGCACGGCCATGTATCACATAAGGTTCCGCGATGACTTTGGGACGTTGCTCGATGCCTTTCGACGAGGCTATGAGGAAGCACTCGACTGGCCGCTCGCATCATCGAAGCAACTCGACAGCTTCGTCATCGCCCGCCTGCTGATGTTTGCAAACTACGTCGTCAATTCAAACATCCGCCCAAAACAGCACCTGCCCCGATTTCAGTCAAAGCTGGCCGCACTCCTGGGAGGGGTAAGCTGA
- a CDS encoding methyltransferase family protein, with protein MTAASGSDKPPHGINRRRVILGLLGLPVFIALFLFLPAGTWAWPKGWLFVLILLGVISAVFLVLQRVNPEVIVARSRFHEGTKGWDKILLSFYFPAMAAVLLVAALDDSRFHWFPVPWWVCGVGYALLLAGIGIVTWAESVNKFFEVTVRIQTDRGHSVIDTGPYAIARHPGYVGGILHAIGMALSLGSLWALIPAGLASMVLIVRTQWEDQTLQEELNGYKEYAMRVRYKLIPGVW; from the coding sequence GATTCTGGGACTATTGGGCCTGCCTGTATTCATTGCCCTGTTTCTGTTCCTGCCTGCTGGCACATGGGCGTGGCCGAAAGGCTGGCTGTTCGTCCTCATTCTGCTGGGCGTCATTTCAGCCGTATTTCTTGTTCTGCAACGTGTGAATCCGGAAGTCATCGTTGCCAGAAGTCGCTTCCACGAAGGCACAAAAGGCTGGGACAAGATTCTGCTCAGCTTTTACTTTCCAGCAATGGCGGCCGTCTTACTCGTGGCGGCTCTGGATGATAGCCGATTCCACTGGTTCCCGGTCCCGTGGTGGGTTTGCGGTGTCGGCTACGCTTTGCTGCTTGCCGGGATTGGAATCGTCACTTGGGCCGAAAGCGTGAACAAGTTTTTTGAAGTCACCGTGCGGATTCAAACGGATCGGGGGCATTCGGTGATCGACACCGGCCCCTATGCCATCGCCCGACATCCCGGTTATGTCGGGGGAATTCTTCATGCCATTGGCATGGCACTGTCGTTGGGTTCTTTGTGGGCATTGATTCCTGCAGGTTTGGCCTCAATGGTGTTGATCGTGCGGACACAGTGGGAGGACCAGACGTTGCAGGAAGAATTGAACGGGTACAAGGAATACGCTATGAGGGTTCGGTACAAGCTGATTCCGGGCGTATGGTAA